Proteins from a genomic interval of Bos mutus isolate GX-2022 chromosome 15, NWIPB_WYAK_1.1, whole genome shotgun sequence:
- the LOC138990935 gene encoding endogenous retrovirus group K member 113 Gag polyprotein-like, translating to MGQGNSRQLFVHMLKPMLKGRGIHVNKLQLEKFLLFIEEVCPWFPEEGTVSLETWRKVGKQLQTYYSLHGPNHVPVDAFSLWTLIRDCLDPEHEGHKIQTALRDSTGPEVTEPSAPPPEPLYAVPEETAYKAGGSDDVLSSDEQKELNEQAAQYHREDMPWEMMVNMESPPGQGELKHSGLSEEQLENLIQKIVIAVKKDAQGDSHSSQPAPPAYPPSVLAGLDPPPPFVEPRELISIPASLPGENIKIKSEILLSPLQQAIKRANEEGKHIPGFSGIYPVFENAQQQRYYEPLPFKQLKELKMACAQYGPTAPFTQAIIEALENQNLPPNDWKQVARACLSGGDYLL from the coding sequence ATGGGACAAGGCAATAGCCGCCAGTTATTTGTACATATGTTGAAACCTATGTTAAAAGGTAGGGGAATTCATGTAAATAAGTTACAGCTagagaagtttttactttttatagagGAGGTTTGTCCCTGGTttccagaggaaggaacagttagtctAGAAACTTGGAGAAAAGTAGGAAAACAATTGCAGACATATTATTCCTTACATGGTCCCAATCATGTTCCTGtggatgctttttctttgtggACTCTCATAAGAGACTGCCTGGATCCTGAACATGAGGGACATAAAATTCAAACGGCTCTCAGGGATTCCACAGGACCCGAAGTTACAGAGCCTTCTGCCCCTCCACCTGAGCCGCTTTATGCTGTGCCTGAAGAAACAGCTTATAAGGCTGGAGGGAGTGATGATGTGTTAAGCTCTGATGAACAAAAAGAGTTAAATGAACAAGCGGCTCAGTACCATAGAGAAGATATGCCTTGGGAGATGATGGTTAACATGGAATCCCCCCCGGGACAAGGGGAATTAAAGCATTCAGGGCTTTCTGAAGAACAGctggaaaatttaattcagaagattGTTATAGCAGTAAAAAAGGATGCACAGGGAGactcccactccagccagcctgcgCCTCCAGCATATCCTCCCTCGGTTCTTGCTGGACTCGATCCACCTCCGCCTTTCGTAGAACCGCGAGAGCTTATATCTATCCCTGCTTCTTTGCCcggtgaaaacataaaaattaaaagtgagataTTATTATCTCCTCTTCAACAAGCAATTAAGCGAGCtaatgaagaaggaaaacataTTCCCGGGTTTTCAGGAATCTATCCAGTGTTTGAAAATGCTCAGCAACAGAGGTATTATGAGCCGCTGCCCTTTAAGCAactgaaagagttaaaaatggCTTGTGCACAATATGGCCCGACTGCGCCGTTTACTCAGGCTATTATAGAGGCTTTAGAAAATCAAAATCTGCCACCTAATGATTGGAAACAGGTTGCTCGAGCTTGTTTATCTGGAGGAGATTATTTACTATGA